In the Salvia splendens isolate huo1 chromosome 16, SspV2, whole genome shotgun sequence genome, AAGAATCCCATTTCCAAATAAACAACAACTCTCAAAGGACAAAAATGCACACCCAAATACAATAGTACAAAAAGTGATCATCCAAAGAAGCTTTGGACATTCTCTTAGGCTCCCACTCATCATTTGTGTGGGCTAATCTCTCAAAGGTATACATACTTTGCATTCATACACTTCTCTTATTGCAAAACTTCCAACTTCCAACATCATTAACTTAATCAAGATGTAGTGAAAATCATTGTTTAGGAGTCTTAGGCTGTGGGCAATCTTGATCACCACCAATGAATGTCAATCTCCTTTTCCTGCTGGATCCCCTCATCCAATCATCGTCATCGAACTTCGACATCACAGTTTGTTGCAGCAGACTGTAGCAGAAGAGTGTGTGTTCCTGCTAGAAGATAAGTTTCAATCTATCTATGAAACTACAGCATCAAAAAGCAAAAGAGAAGCTCACTTTTTCCTCTGGCCCCCATGATGGAACAGCATCAATCTTGATCTCAAGCGTTTCGTTCGTCAAATGATGATCATTGCAAGCTGCTAACACTGCTGCAGCAGCAACGACGGATGGCCGATGATCTGTCACGTTTATCTCTGCATCCAAATCAGGATCTAGATCAATAGATTCAGTAAACCAACTTCCTTAGTTAATGATGCATTAATACCTGCCATTATTGACAAGATCAATTCGACAGCTCGATTTAGCCTAAATTCAGAGGAGAACAGAGTGGCAAAATAGCTGAGATAAGTGAATGGAGTGATGCAGCTCATCTTCCATTCCAGTGTATTTAACACTAGCAACTCCATCCTCTGAATCACGCCTCCACCGAAGCTGTATCCATCTGAATCGTACTCGGACAACGATCGCGCTTCGCGTTCCTCCAGTTTTGCAGCCAGAGACAAACACGCAATCGAGAGCAATCGCATAGCCCATGGCTTCTCCTCCTATCAATTAACGCCGATCGCATTTCCAGATCAGATCATGAGCTCAATTGTGTAGAAATTTATAAAATCACACTTACATCTACTGATCTTCTGGAAAGGAATCGATCCAAGTAAAACAGCGAGAGATAGGCCGTGCGGCAATTATATCCGAAATGAACCGTTCTCTGTCAAAAGAAGAAGATTAAAAACCTAGAAATAATCCTAAATCGAAAGTGCAATAAGAAGAAAACTGACATCGAGAATCCATTCGACGGCATCTCGGCGCTTCCACCAGATTCCTTCGATTTCTGCTGAATATTTCGATTGGAAGATGGTTTCCTTTCGGATTAACATTTGGATGTATTCAGAATCAAATTCGGAGACGGGGGAGAAATTGCAATTGATATTGAAACATTCGTCGTTGAAATTGTCGAAACAGGATTCATCTTCTCCGCAGAGAAGGGTGGGTAGCGAGATCTGGGAAACTTGCTTCATTGCAATTCTGGAGACGTAGTTAGAGTGAGAAAGTGCAGCAGATCGTGGAGACTGGGGAGAGAGGTGGCGCCAAATTCATGCGGTGGAGGGAGAGTTTATAGTGATTgtcacaattatttaattatgtgattATAAAAAtggtcaaattttaaatttagaaaaaacTATTCTACTCTATTTTGGCTCATCACACTTTTCCTTTTAGATTAGTATCTCATAAAAAGTGTccaatattcattttttatagaaaatttcgtaatatataaaaatatattttcttttttccattTAACATAACAAAATAATATATCTCAAATTCTCGTGTCATCATTCAAATATAATAGTATTCATTATGGCACAGAATACTTATAAACAAAGCCACTGTGTAAGATTAATTCACCGCCATTATAAGATTAGTTCACATTTTTGGATGAATGCAAAGATGCTTGAAATCGAGAATTGgttaaaaaaagaaaggaaCAGTAACAATGATATTGATAATAATACAAATATTAACAAAACCAACAAATAGCAATTTCCTTGCATTTCCTTACCTATATCAATCTAACAGTTCAGTCAATGTCTTTGCAGCAAACAATAAAATCTACTCAAATTAGGCAACTAAAGttgaatattataatataaataaataacgaAAACAGGGAAAATACACGAAAAATATAACTAGACTAAAGTTCTAAAATGTGTTAGTTGGCAAGGAGGTGGAGTAATAAACAATCACAATTCAACTTCGAAATTATGAGATTTAAATGACATGTTCGAAAGTTTTCAATACGTAATCAATATATATCCATGGACCAAGATGCAAGCAATTAGAAatcatattaaaaatatatttttttatttacagtGTAATGATCGAAATAGAACTCCACAAACTTCTTTTTTAAGGTAACAATCTATTGTCggtgatgattttttttaaatgtcaaAGTTAAGAGGCGTGATaatagaaaaaattataattatgcaataaataatttatgagcTCCCCACGAGCTGCGcttctaaatataattatttatttatatatgaaaaCTATAGTGTAACACGTAAATCATTGTGATAGAAACCTTGGTGTCCTAGGACCCTTACCGGCACCACCATTGTTGTACTTATTCAATTGCTTAGTTACAAGACAGTCGTAGGGATAGGGTcaatgtttaatttggtgaaatcaTTATATTTGACACATATATTTAGTTGCATATAATTATTGGAGAAATTGGGAATTAGGCTCTCATAATTAACTATGCCATAAGAGTCTCGTTGTAACACGTCTCCCGCACATGTGGGCTGGAATGACCCATTGGTTGGAATCTATCACTCATCCTCTTAAAAAGTCTTATAAGGAGATAGATTTATCCACTCTAATATAGATAATATAGGATCATCAGCAACTCGATGAGGGATAAAAATGAAGATATTTTAATATGGATTTGCAGTACGACTTTAGAAGttttttacataaaaaaatgagATTTGTATGATTGAAAATGATATGATGACTTATTATTCAAGCAGAGTGACTTACTTAAAAATGAGTGTTAAAATACAGTAGAAAACAGTTAAGACACTGATAGAGGTGGTTACAAACAATCAAACAAGTAATTACCTAGCTAAGAGGAATCCCAGGGAGCCTGCTCCTTTAGTCCATTTATATAAACacattcaaataaataaataatcttaTACAgctgacatttaaaacaataaaactGAACCAGACAAATGCTTGTAATTATTTGATCAAACTACTGGTAAGTCAGTCGTGGTCCTAATACTTGTAAACATTGTAATCAtcattaaataaattatgagaGTGTTTGACAGACCAAATTCGTTGTCCAAGATCATAAACATGTATgcttacataatttaattactttgaTGAATTAGTTAATGGATCCCAACTTGGAGAATTAGTCAATTACATATCAAACACTATATACATCCATAGATCTAATCTGCTTTTCTATAAATCCAAAATTTCCATAATTGATTGTATTGCCATAATTTTATATGCACAGGGGGACGGACGGGCGCAAGatccaagaaaaaaaaacagctgcgttattttttttattaatttgtttaaatttaaagGGAAAATAATAACAGAGCTTTGGTTTTCATGTAGTTTATAAAATTCATGttgataatattaatttaaatgattACAATCAAATAGAAAAGTGTGAATTATAGTAGTACATGCGAAAAAACAAGTTAAAATGATGTAGAAATCAAACGATAAACTTGGTTTAGTAGTggaaggaaaataaaattgtgTTTAAATAAGAAGAATTAAGAAGAGAAGCAATGAAATTTAGGCCCACGATGAAGGAAAAGCATTTATAATATGGAGTTTGTATATACACGTGAATATCATAACAAAGGAGCGGCCTATGGGCCTAAGTCATGCAAACAACGCTCCTTCTCCACTCCCAAAAAGTCCACACTTTATATCTCTATCCACCCTCTTAAATCTTGTCATAATTAATGACAAATTAGTCATGTTGAAAATGTGAAGTAATAGAAGATTATCGTTAAATACTTAGCGGATgacctttttttttaatcatcgATTGATTTTGAGATGAGAACTCGTAAAGGTTGAAGGCCACTATTTAAGACCATTAGCAgtgggggcgtactcttcattcattttcggagggtttcatccggttgaCCTTCCTCcgaaatatccacccaacacctcgccaagacgagggtttcatccagttggtagttcgtcctccGGAGGCGTACTCTTCATTTGTTTCCGGAGGTGGCACCTTGTACGCTCGGTGcaggttccgcttctttctggcagAGGCGTTGGCGACAGAGGGGGCGGCGTGgtgagttggagacggctccatgtcagacataccgtacgaatccgtactgaattcgggatcgtactgcgtgttggagtcgaacggccgatattcgtcagggtctgtaccctgccaacgtgcaccaccccaaacatcggactattcggacttgggtattcaccggaatccattttatagtgtaatttgagtgtgaaaaagtgaatggaaaggttacaaatgaaggtggggtagggggtatttatataaataaatttttcagaattaaaaaataaaaacgcgttgcatcgtccgcgtcgcccacagtgggcggacgatgccctatcgtccgcggacgatctatagggcgcggacgatgcatcgggcatcgtccacgcacccacagtgggcggacgatggcgcgcccgaggcatcgggtgtcctatcgtccgccccattgcgaaTGCTCTAAAAAATCAATAAGTAAATATCTTTGTTAGTGAGTTAAGTTTATAGATAGTATTATATAAATTtcaaagtttcattttttaccatCCAGAGTATGCACATTGGGTATATATGTCAATGGTCAAATTTTGTAGCAATGCTTACTACATAGTCTTTATAACTTTCAAGTCTTTATAAATTTTGTAGCAGTGCTTACTACATAGTGTTTATAACTTGTAATTTACAAGTTTGTGTTGGGTATTGAGCAGTACCGTGTGGTTTGTTAGGAAGTTTAAACAAAACGTGAACAAATCGGATGTCCTGAAAGGCAtgaaacactttcagatcaaatcaatttggcagttctaccaatatttgatcggatacaattcaggtttcgAATATATTCGTACGTAGATTCTGTCAAACTTTGAACCCAGAAATTGATCATAAGAAGAGGCTGAAAACGAAGAGTCGCGTCTCTTCGTTTCACAACTGTTTTTCACAGTTTTTGTGGGAATAGGAAATTGCAAAATAGTCTTTCAACTTTTGAAAATTACGTTTCCGGATGAATTTTTTGTACAGatcgaccccagccaggggctctgccccttggaccccgctgcTCGGGgccgctgcccccgaacccccgtctaatcataaggaattcaaataagtgtacattccgcacttccaacttatttgatgtctcattatgatcaaATTGaacaatcaagttaatccaattacactaaaatatccaacatgGTTATGAcaactcattttttatttgaatttgagATTATTGGAAAATTGGTGGTATGTTTTCAGATGCTAAGATGTCAAAATGAATAAATACTTGCACAGGACATTAATTAACGTAAATCTAAGAAACACAAAATTCTGGGTTTTGCGACGGCCACGAATGCCATCGGTGATTCTTATATTCTATATTGCTAACTATAGTCTATAGGGAAACATCAAGTAGTAGAATAGAAGCATACCATAGTGTTGACAATTTAAAAATAACTTAGGACACAATTTGGTTTCATTTCTAAATTTAAATGCTTTCTTATTTGAATCAAGATCGTATAGTATATAgttatatataaacaaaaataaacactCTATTAAATTCACAACACAAGGACAAATTATGAACAAATACAATAAAACATAAGTAAGTAGATCACATAATTGCACATAGCCTCACAATATTCGTCAACCTCATCAATAAGAGAAAAGTGGTGTCAGAACAACTTCAgattaaagaaaattttaaacaaCAATctcaaaacacacaacataTCTTCCAAATGaactaaaaagaagaaaatgaagtaattaatGTCCGATATTTAATGTGAAAGGGTTCAAGTTCGTGTTTATATTGACACAatctttaaaatttttgtttatttatctaAAAAGAAGCTAATAAGTTACTACAATAGTCATTGATGTAGTCAATTGCTTTGAACTCAACGATGATGCtagtgaaaaaaatgaatttaggTCGGCCGTAAAATCCCAACATTTTATAAGTCGGTTATACTGTGAAGGCACAATTTCATGACCATATTGTAGAAGtgaaaagtagaaaattaaactttaatttgATGAATTTAAAATGGGCTTTGACTTGGTTGTTAACTTGTTTTTTAAGTCcaactttaaaaatatattttattttttattcaactACAATTCTAGattctctctatttatttttcccttttcaaagtattattgaaaaataaaacaatagtagtattaaattatattaaatcGATTTTGTTTAATCCAACTTATGAATAATGACGTCTGGAAATGGAAGGAAAAAGAGGAAGAAAAAGAATGGAGGGACAACCAACCTGCTCTCCTTCCCTCTGCAACACTACTCTTCTCATTATTCAAACCGCCTTTTCTTCATCGTAAATGCTCACAAATTTCCCCTTTTAGCTTtctacaattttaattttttttatcaatttgcCGTATTTTGTAATATATAATCGCATTGCTGCTTTTCCGTTACGAGGAGATTTTCTCTGGATATACGTAGAAACTTCTTCACTCACAAGTCGATAATCTGTATCTCCATATACGTATATGAAAAATCTCGAATTGTAGACGCCGTTGCATCGTTGATCGTATCGCATTGGATTCATCGAATGCAGAATCAGCCGATCGGCATTGCTGGATCAATTTCGCCGGATCGCGGCGGTGCTAATCGAAGAAATTCAAACTTAGCGTGATCTGAAAATCGACGTCAATGTCGTGGGGGCTGGGCTGGAAGCGACCTACGGAGGCCTTCCACCTGACATTGAGTTACGGCCAGGATGTCGACACGATCGAGGAAGTATCGCCGAGGTCATCGCAGTCGTCATCCGTATTCTCAGGCTCGTCCCCCTCGTCTCAGGAGGATGCCGCGGCGGCGGCTCTCGTTGCTAATAGCAGCGCCAATCCGGATCAATTAGGGTTTAAGATTGAGCTGGAATGGAACGCCAGCGACGGCGATGATCAAGTGGCGCTGAAGCTGCAATCGCAGGTGATGGTCGCCTTGCCGACGCCGCAGGACACCGTGGAGGTTGAGTTGACGGAGAGGGTGCGGGACGGAGATTACGAGGTTGATTTGGAGAACGGTGAAGGCGAGCGAATGGGGACGGTGGGGCTGGAGATGAGGGTGGTCAAGAGGAGGGAGCCGCTGAAGGGGGTTATAATGTGGAAAGCGGCGGGATCGGGGCAACAGACTGATGGAGGAATGGGGGTGTTGGTGAAGCTAATGAGGTTGAATTTTGCCAACGGGGTTGCTGATGCGGTGGCTGTGGGGTCTGAATGTGCTGATCATTGGCGGAATGTATCTGTCGTCAGCCTCTGTGGTCTTGGTTTATCCGTAAGTGCTTTCTTTGATATAAAAAACCTTACGATAGTCATGCTTTTTGATTATTTCCTATTAGTCACGCATCTAGGTCCAGAGTGATTTGAGGCATAGACTGATCATTTTATATTGTTTGAtgagtgtttttttttgtttctgtcATACTGTGTAAGTTTGTTTTTTCCAATGATGATATCTCGTAGTTTTAGTCTTCTTCTCCACTTATTATCTGACTGCGTTGGGAATTGTTGATGTTTGTGTTTCTTAGTTTTCAAAGTCTATACTGGACATTGTAGTGTTTGAGAATAGTGTTTAACTTCAGTACCTCTATATGTCTAATGCTTTGGTTAATAGTTCTACTTTCTGGACAATCCTGGACATTTCTTTTATCATATACCTGTATGTTAAAATATCCTTATGCTCATTGAATTTAGGCCCAGTTATGTTGGAGGTCAGTTATGGATTACTCTTTCTAAGCATGTAGGGGTGTCTCTTCAGAAAAACTTTTGGAATGTAATTTCTTATATTTAGTTATTTACTTGAGTTGTATTATGTTCAGGCATTGCCCGTCGAGATAACCCGTCTCCCTCTTCTTGAGAAACTGTATCTTGATAACAATAAGCTTTCAGTTTTGCCACCTGAGGTTGGTGAGCTGAAACACTTGAAAGTTCTTGCTGTAGATTATAACATGCTCGTTTCCGTGCCTGGTAAGTGTTGGATTCTCTTCCTAGTAATTTTCTTCTTTATGAGTGGAGAATTGGTTACCTCCACAACTAATCAAGATGATGTAAAACAATTTATCATATTTGATACAAGCAATCTAATATCCATTCTATTCTTTGTTCGGATGCAAGCAGTTGAGTTAAGGCAGTGTGCTGGTCTTCTTGAGTTGTCCTTGGAACACAACAAGTTGGTTCGCCCTATTCTTGATTTCAGGTCAATTTTTCCACCTGCAGCTTTCTTTGCTTAAGGATTATATTTCGGTCTGTAAAATTATTATTGTAATATTGGGTCCATTTACTTCTATTGCAAACATTGAGCCCCTATACGGCTATATACTTTCACTTTTCCAACCTTCACACTTGCTCATAAAAACCTAGACCCTCTACTTTTacggagtaatattttaaagtAATTCCAATGTTATTCGTGTAGCACAAGAACTTAATACTACACAAAAGTATGGGGACTCGAGTTTTAACACGTAACCTAGTAGTATATGGCTTAATTCCAACAAATAAGAGTACACATACCATTTCTAAAAAACACTTAAAAAGTACAGGCCAGGGACATGATCATTCATTTTCATGCTTTATATATACAAATTTCCCTGGGGATAGCTTGGATAATTTTCCAAAGCTTAATACTTGTCTTCAGCTCGTTGACAGGGCTATGTCAGAGTTGCGTGTATTGAGACTTTTCGGGAACCCCCTTGAATTTCTTCCTGATATTTTGCCATTAAATGAACTCCGACACTTGTCCCTTGCAAATATTCGGATTGTGGCTGATGATAACTTGGTAACACTTGATGTACAGATTGAGGTATGATGATGAAGCCTTTAGTAATTAGTAGCACACCAAGTCTTATAGGTTCTTAAGGTtaattataccttctttttcTTCGTTGATTCAGATGGAGAATAGTTCTTATTTTGTTGCATCTCGGCATAAATTGAGTGCCTTCTTTTCTCTTGTATTTCGTTTTTCCTCTTGCCATCACCCTTTACTGGCATCCGCTCTTGCTAAGATAATGCAAGATGAGGGAAACCGTGTGGTGGTGGGAAAAGACGAGAATGCAGTGCGGCAGCTCATAAGTATGATAAGCAGTGAAAACCAGCATGTGGTATGCTTTCGGTTCATAAATTCTTTTGGCTCTTTTTGCTGAAACGTTGTActtacaattttatttatttttgtaaggtCGAACAAGCTTGCTCTGCACTTTCAAATCTTACTTCAGATAGTTCAGTAGCAATGGAACTTATGAAATCTGATATCATGCAACCTATTGAGAGAGTGCTTAAATCCACTGGGTCAAAGGAAGTTATCTCTGTCTTACAAGTTATGGTCAAGTTAGCTTTTACGTCGGATATTGTAGCTCAAAAAATGCTGACAAAAGATATTTTGAAGTCGCTGAAGTTATTGTGTGCTCACAAGAATCCTGAGGCAAGCTTCACTAGTTTTTTTACCTTCGTAGTTTTACATAATCTCTTGCCAATGGTTTTGCTCAAAGTGAAGGTTTTTCTCCTTTAGGTCCAAAGGTTGGCCCTGTTTGCTATTGGAAATTTCGCCTTTTGTTTGGAAAACCGCCGTGCACTTGTCACGTCAGAAAGTCTGCATGAACTTCTTCTGCGACTAACAACTGCACCTGATCCAGGTGTATGTAAAGCTGCAGCCCGTGCTTTGGCAATATTAGGTGCGTTCTTGCAAGAATATTTCAATGATGTAACATAGATTTGGGCAGGGAGTCTTACATCTCTCACATTTTTCATTGTAGGGGAGAATGAGATTCTGCGCCGTGCTATAAGAGGAAGACAGATTCCCAAGCGAGGATTACGCATACTTACAATGGATGGTGGTGGAATGAAGGGATTGGCGACGATTAAGATGCTACAAGAAATTGAGAAGGGTACTGGAAAACAAATTCATGAGCTTTTTGACCTTATTTGTGGAACATCCACAGGCGGTATGCTTGCTGTTGCTCTTGGAATAAAATCAATGTCATTGGAAAAGTGTGAAGAAATATACAAAGAACTTGGTAGCTTTTCTTTCTTCCAGAAGGAGCCTAAATTTTCTTTTCGCTCCCCAACCATTTTTTTATCGTTattattttccttctcccataTAATTACTCTTAATCTCAATTTTCAAGGGAAACTCGTGTTTGCTGAACCTGTTTTTAAGGAAAATGAAGCAGCAACATGGAGAGAAAAACTGGATCAACTATACAAGAGTTCATCACAGAGTTTCCGTGTTGTAGTTCATGGATCTAAAGTATGTTATACTGCTGTTCTCTTCTAGTCTGTTCCTCTAATTTTTTGCACAACATACTTTTTGGCTATTCAGATAATGTTTTTTTAAACTTATGTACATTGTTTTGTACTTCAAGAAAGTATGTTGCTCTCCTGTAAGTCTTTCTTCTGGTCCTTCATTTTGCTAGTCCATTCATACTCTTGGGGAATGGAACTGGTGGTGGTTGAATTATTCCCCACACCAAGCAATCCTCATTTTTCATTCTATTCATGGTCTCCCATACCTCAGTACCGAGTACCCTTTAGAATTCATCATGTCCATATTTATTAACTTGATTCTTCTTCCAGCACAGTGCAGATCAGTTTGAAAAGCTGCTGAAGGAGATGTGTGCTGAAGAGGATGGAGATCTCCTAATAGAATCAGCTGTGAAAAAGGTCCCCAAGGTTTTTGTAGTGTCTACTCTGGTCAGCGTTGCACCAGCTCAGCCATTTATATTTCGAAATTACCAGGTTTGGTGCTTTCCATTTAGTAGCTTTTAATGGTTGTTCTTGTGCCTGAGGAAATTCTTTTGGTTGCCTTATATTGACACGACAAAAATATTTTCTGAATCCCAGTACCCTGTTGGAACACCAGAGCTTTCTTCTGCAGTTTCTGAGAACTTGATAAATGGGAGACAAGGAGTTGCAACTACTGGAGCTCAGGTTGGATACAAAAGGAATGCTTATATTGGAAGTTGCAAGCATCTAGTATGGCAGGCCATAAGAGCGTCATCTGCAGCACCTTATTATTTAGATGATTTCTCTGATggtaatttccttttttgtgcTTTCTGGGATATCTTCTTGGCCATTTTGTCCATATTATAGATGGATCTCAAGGGAAGCTTTCATTTTCCtcgtttttttaaatttttatgctACAGGTATTTATCGCTGGCAAGATGGGGCAATTGTAGCTAATAACCCTACAATTTTTGCCATACGAGAAGCACAACTTTTGTGGCCTGATTTGAAAATAGATTGTTTAGTTTCAATTGGCTGTGGGTCTGTTCCAACAAAGGTATAAAAGGTCTCACTATTTTGCTTCAGATACTGATAAGGATTTCCCCCTCTCCCATCTCTTTCCCTAGCCCAATGTCATGTTGCCTTGCTGTTTTCTATGGTTTCTTCTGTCAGAATGGTTTTTGTTTCCATTGTTGTGGTTGAGTTATATTATGATTTAAATATGTTGCCTTCCCAGCAATCGGTATTCAGATCTCTGTTTTTCTGCTCTGTCAGGTTCGCAAGGGCGGCTGGCGTTATTTGGACACTGGACAAGTGTTGATTGAGAGTGCTTGCTCTGTTGACCGTGTAGAGGAAGCTTTAACTACACTGCTTCCTATGCTGCCAGATGTACAATATTTTCGATTCAATCCAGGTAATGTTTTAACTGAAGCTTTATAGTGCTTGGCTGCAGTAAGAATTATGAGGCAAGCTTGTATTTCCTGCATAACagttgaaatgttttttttaaataatagtagtagtatagatTTTTGACATAAATATATATCCTCAACTCTTTGCCTAAAGAGCAAAAGTCTATTGTATAAGCACTAGATAAATTGGATCTATGATGGTTCAGGAAAAATACATAATGAAATAAATGCAAGTAGCTTGTTGCTTTCCAGTTACTACATTGCCACTACAGTGTTAAGAAGGATGCGTGGCTAGATTGAATTAAACGAGTTCTGGATAGGCAGCAGAcaaaagagagatgaaatttTCTAGGATTAGAAAATTAGAATCGAAGGTTCCTGATTCATGTCAAGGCTAATTATGGATCCATCCTTCCTACTGATGTTTGAATTATCTGATGAAAGCATATATATTTCTTACAGGAGTAAGCTCCACTTATTTGCTTAATAGTTATCTCTAAAGTATCATTCATTGTGCAGTTGATGAACGTTGTGATATGGAACTTGATGAGACTGATCCAGCAATCTGGTTAAAGTTAGAGGGTGCTACAGAGGAGTACATCAAGAATAATTCTATGGCATTCAAGAATCTTGCTGAAAGATTGCTCGAGAGTACTCTTGATGATAAATTCCCAGATAGTGTCAAGTCCCAGCTCAGAGCAAAGGGTACTAGTCTCCTTTTAACTCTGAATCATTCTCTAGTTTCTTCAACGTTTGAAATCATTCTAAAAAGACAGAGCTGGTTTTTTGTATGTGATAGATGCCTGTTTGGGCTGGAGACGTGGCGTACTTCTTATAGAGGCGTCCAATAGTCCAGATTCTGGTAGAGTTTTTCACCATGCACGCTCACTTGAGACATTTTGTGCTAGTAATGGAATAAGATTAACACTTGTCAATGGGGCATTTGGGACCATGAAGGCTGCTTCAGGATCTGCATTTCCAACTCCATTTACATCACCCTTGTTTACTGGAAGCTTCCCGTCAACTCCTCTAGTTTACAGTCCCGACACTGGCACACAGCGTGGGGGTAGAATTGATTTAGTCCCACCTTTGAGCTTAGATGGACTTCACTCTGCAAAATCAACTGCTTCACCCCCCGAGTCTCCCCCTAAGAGGAGGCAGCTTGCTATGCCTATT is a window encoding:
- the LOC121772244 gene encoding phospholipase A I-like isoform X2; this encodes MSWGLGWKRPTEAFHLTLSYGQDVDTIEEVSPRSSQSSSVFSGSSPSSQEDAAAAALVANSSANPDQLGFKIELEWNASDGDDQVALKLQSQVMVALPTPQDTVEVELTERVRDGDYEVDLENGEGERMGTVGLEMRVVKRREPLKGVIMWKAAGSGQQTDGGMGVLVKLMRLNFANGVADAVAVGSECADHWRNVSVVSLCGLGLSALPVEITRLPLLEKLYLDNNKLSVLPPEVGELKHLKVLAVDYNMLVSVPVELRQCAGLLELSLEHNKLVRPILDFRAMSELRVLRLFGNPLEFLPDILPLNELRHLSLANIRIVADDNLVTLDVQIEMENSSYFVASRHKLSAFFSLVFRFSSCHHPLLASALAKIMQDEGNRVVVGKDENAVRQLISMISSENQHVVEQACSALSNLTSDSSVAMELMKSDIMQPIERVLKSTGSKEVISVLQVMVKLAFTSDIVAQKMLTKDILKSLKLLCAHKNPEVQRLALFAIGNFAFCLENRRALVTSESLHELLLRLTTAPDPGVCKAAARALAILGENEILRRAIRGRQIPKRGLRILTMDGGGMKGLATIKMLQEIEKGTGKQIHELFDLICGTSTGGMLAVALGIKSMSLEKCEEIYKELGSFSFFQKEPKFSFRSPTIFLSLLFSFSHIITLNLNFQGKLVFAEPVFKENEAATWREKLDQLYKSSSQSFRVVVHGSKHSADQFEKLLKEMCAEEDGDLLIESAVKKVPKVFVVSTLVSVAPAQPFIFRNYQYPVGTPELSSAVSENLINGRQGVATTGAQVGYKRNAYIGSCKHLVWQAIRASSAAPYYLDDFSDGIYRWQDGAIVANNPTIFAIREAQLLWPDLKIDCLVSIGCGSVPTKVRKGGWRYLDTGQVLIESACSVDRVEEALTTLLPMLPDVQYFRFNPVDERCDMELDETDPAIWLKLEGATEEYIKNNSMAFKNLAERLLESTLDDKFPDSVKSQLRAKDACLGWRRGVLLIEASNSPDSGRVFHHARSLETFCASNGIRLTLVNGAFGTMKAASGSAFPTPFTSPLFTGSFPSTPLVYSPDTGTQRGGRIDLVPPLSLDGLHSAKSTASPPESPPKRRQLAMPILSLHEKIQNSPQVGVVHLALQNDTRGSILCWQNDVFVVAEPGELAEKFLQNVKYSLLSMMKGRKRKYTSVITNISTVADLVSCRPYFQIGGVVHRYIGRQTQVMEDDQEIGAYMFRRTVPSMHLTPEDVRCWILEGQNYNFHRNTWSYTSYGESIP
- the LOC121772244 gene encoding phospholipase A I-like isoform X3, giving the protein MSELRVLRLFGNPLEFLPDILPLNELRHLSLANIRIVADDNLVTLDVQIEMENSSYFVASRHKLSAFFSLVFRFSSCHHPLLASALAKIMQDEGNRVVVGKDENAVRQLISMISSENQHVVEQACSALSNLTSDSSVAMELMKSDIMQPIERVLKSTGSKEVISVLQVMVKLAFTSDIVAQKMLTKDILKSLKLLCAHKNPEVQRLALFAIGNFAFCLENRRALVTSESLHELLLRLTTAPDPGVCKAAARALAILGENEILRRAIRGRQIPKRGLRILTMDGGGMKGLATIKMLQEIEKGTGKQIHELFDLICGTSTGGMLAVALGIKSMSLEKCEEIYKELGSFSFFQKEPKFSFRSPTIFLSLLFSFSHIITLNLNFQGKLVFAEPVFKENEAATWREKLDQLYKSSSQSFRVVVHGSKHSADQFEKLLKEMCAEEDGDLLIESAVKKVPKVFVVSTLVSVAPAQPFIFRNYQYPVGTPELSSAVSENLINGRQGVATTGAQVGYKRNAYIGSCKHLVWQAIRASSAAPYYLDDFSDGIYRWQDGAIVANNPTIFAIREAQLLWPDLKIDCLVSIGCGSVPTKVRKGGWRYLDTGQVLIESACSVDRVEEALTTLLPMLPDVQYFRFNPVDERCDMELDETDPAIWLKLEGATEEYIKNNSMAFKNLAERLLESTLDDKFPDSVKSQLRAKDACLGWRRGVLLIEASNSPDSGRVFHHARSLETFCASNGIRLTLVNGAFGTMKAASGSAFPTPFTSPLFTGSFPSTPLVYSPDTGTQRGGRIDLVPPLSLDGLHSAKSTASPPESPPKRRQLAMPILSLHEKIQNSPQVGVVHLALQNDTRGSILCWQNDVFVVAEPGELAEKFLQNVKYSLLSMMKGRKRKYTSVITNISTVADLVSCRPYFQIGGVVHRYIGRQTQVMEDDQEIGAYMFRRTVPSMHLTPEDVRCMVGSWRDRIIIFTGIHGPTRAMAKAFLDSGAKAVICPSSEPEELQLTSFYGAGEFSSYENGKFEIGYEEGEDEDPEPSSPVSDWEDSDPDKNGEPPTSLWDDDEKERSQFVSKLYESMFQGGARVDVALKRVLASHKSLRYSCHLSNP